GCTGCCGGAGACGACCGAGCTGTCCGAACGGTTGTTGAAGGATCTGGCGCTCGCCCAGGTGGAGGACGTGGAGGTCGTCGGATTCGGGGGCGTGGTGTTCCTGTCCAGCACGACCCAACGCTTCGGAAGTGACATTGCCACGGCCATGCTCGCCGATGCCGACGGTGTGCCGGTGAGAGTCACCCTGTGCCTGGACAATCACGATCAGCTCTTCGAGCTGGAGCTGTGCAAAGTGGACTTCTCACCGATCATCGGGGTCGATCTGAGGAGCGCTTTCAGCGAGCACTGACACCTGCTGAAAGCGGTCCTCGCCGAAGGGCGCGGCGCATCGCGTTCACCCTTCGGGCTGCAAGCGCCCCACCGCCTGCGCGCACAACGACTGGCAGGCCATGACCAACCCTTCCATGACCCGGTCGCCCACGTACTGCCCGGGTTCGCCGTTCTGCCGGGTGCGTTCGGCCGCCAGCAGCATTTCCAGCACCACCCGCAACCCGGTCAACGCGCAATCGGCGTCGGCCAGGGCCAGGCAGCGCCCGGGCAGCTGATGCCGCTCCGGCCAGGGGTGACCGTCGGCCGCCGCACCGGAGCCGATGCGGTGGAGGTTGGCGATGAAGGTGTTCCTGTCCATGGCAGGCGCAGCCTGTGGCGAACCGTCGTCGCCGGCGGCGCTGCGGTAGGCGTGCAGATGCGGGAAGTCCGATTCGTTCATGGCGAGGCTCCGTGCAGGGCAATCGGTAGCCGCCACCCGAAAGGTGGCGGGCGGTACGTGGTTCGAATCCGGGTTGGCCTCAAGCCGGCGGGCGCGAACGCCCCCAACGCACCGCCCGCCATAGCCGGCAGACGGATTGCCAGCCGGCGCCACGCATGGTGACGCCGGCTGGCAAGCGCACTTACTCAAGGCCAACACGGGATTCGAAGCCCGGCCACCCTTTTCCGGTGGCACGCCATCTGAGCCCCTGGCGCTGTGCAATGCCAATCAGAAGAGTTGTAAACATCACTCGATTGGAGACGCTTTTGACATTGTCCTACGCTGTTAAGCCCCGCCAGTGCTGGCTGGCGTAGTGATCCGCCCGCAACGTGCAATCTGCGACATGTGTCCAGGTTGTCACGGCGAACGGGACGGGCGGGGCGGGCCTTTCACGACAGTCGGCGCCAATTCAGGCTGCGTGCCTCCCGGGTTGACGCTTTCAACGCCCCAGCGCACTCTGCGGGTTGGGGTCGACAACCCGTTCAGGGGCAGGGCTGCAGGGTGGTACCAGGAGGCGGAACAGCCATGAGCCAACTCACCGACAGTTTCGGACGCAGCTTTCCGTACCTGCGCTTGTCGCTCACCGAAGCCTGCAACTTCCGGTGCAGCTACTGCCTGCCCGACGGGTACCAGGCGGATGGCCACCCGCGTTTCCTGCAGGTGGAGGAGATCGGCCGCCTGGTGCGGGCCTTTGCGGCGTTGGGGATGAGCAAGATCCGCCTGACCGGTGGCGAGCCCAGCCTGCGCAAGGATCTGGACGAGATCATCGCCACCGTGGCGGCGGTGCCGGGCATCCGCAAGGTGGCCATCACCACCAATGGCACGCTGCTGCCGCGGCGCCTGCCGGGTTGGCACCGGGCAGGCCTGACTGCGCTGAACGTGAGCATGGACAGCCTGCAGCGCGAGCGTTTCCACACCATCACCGGCCACGACCGTCTGCCAGAGATCCAGCAGGGTCTTGCGCTGGCGCAGGCGCTGGGCCTTTCGGCAATCAAGCTCAACGCAGTGCTGCTGCGCGGCCTGAACGACGACGAGCTCCCGCAGTGGATGGAGTACCTGCGCGATCGCCCCTTCAGCGTGCGCTTCATCGAACTGATGCGTACCGGCGACAACGAAGCCTATTTCCAGCGCCACCACCTGCGCGCCGACGTGGTGATCGAGCAGCTGCTGGCCGCCGGATGGCGCGAACGCCCGCGCGTGGCCGATGCGGGCCCGGCGCGCGAGTTCAGCCACCCTGACCATCGCGGCAGCATTGGCATCATCGCCCCGTATTCGCGTGACTTCTGCAAGGGCTGCAACCGTTTGCGGGTGACCGCCAAGGGTGACCTGCGGCTGTGCCTGTTCGGCGAGTTCGGCGTGCCGCTGCGCCCGCTTCTGCAACGCGACGATGACCATGACGCGCTGCTGGCACGCATCACCACCCAGCTTGGCCTGAAAGCGGCCGGGCATGGACTGCACCAGGGCCAGACCGGGCTGACCCCGCACCTGGCCTCGATCGGAGGATGAGCAACACGATGAGTGGGGAATTGAATGCGGCCTTCCACATGGCCGATGTCCGTAACAAGCGCATCAGCCGCCGCCGTGCGGTGGCGGTGGGCGAGCTGCATGCCGGTCCAGTGGCCTATCCGCTGATCGTCGAGCGCCGCCTGCCCAAGGGCGATGCGCTGGTGATGGCCGAGATTGCCGGCCTGCAGGGCGCCAAGATGGCGTCGATGCTGATGCCGCTGTGCCATCCGTTGCCGCTGGAGCTGGTGCAGGTGTTCTGTGCGCCGGTGCCGGAACGGCAGGCGATCCGCGTGTGGTGCGAGTGCGCGAGCGAGGCGCGCACCGGCGTGGAGATGGAGGCACTGGCCGGCGTCAACGCGGCGCTGCTGACCCTGTACGACCTGAGCAAGCCGGTGGAGCCGGCCCTGCGCATCGAAGGCATCCGCCTGCTGTTCAAGGAAGGCGGCAAGCGCGGGGTCTGGCTGCACCCGGACGGCATGGACGAGGCCGAGCGTGCGCGTTTCAAGCCGCGTGCACCGAAGGGGTTGGAGGGTGCGGCCTGCGCGGTGATCACACTGAGTGATCGCGCCAGCGAGGGCAGTTATGAGGATGTGTCCGGCCCGACCCTGGTGACCGGCCTGAAAAAGCTGGGGGGCGAGGTGGTGGCCGCCGAGGTACTGCCCGATGGCATCGAGCCATTGGCGGGCCGCCTGCAGGCCTTGGCCGCCGAGGGCGTGCGCCTGTGCCTGTGTACCGGAGGTACCGGGCTGGGCCCGCGTGACCTGACCCCGGAGGCGCTGCGTTCCTTGAACGCGCGGCCGGTGCATGGCCTGGCGCAGATGGTGCGGGCACTCAGTGCACAGCACACGCCGATGGCCTGGCTGAGCCGCGCCGAGGTGGTGCAGCTGGGCAACATGCTGGTGTTCGCATTGCCCGGCAGCCCGAAGGCGGCGGCGCAGTGCCTGGACATCCTGGCGCCGGTACTGGGCCACGCCCTGGCGATGGTCGAGGGTGGTGGCCACTGATGATTGCCTACAGCGAAGCCTTGCAGCACCTGCTGGACGCGGCCACGCAGCTGCCGGCCGAGCGCCTGCCGCTGCATGAGGCCGGCGGCCGTACCCTGGCCAGTGACATCCACAGCGGGCAGTCGTTGCCGCCGTTCGACAATTCGGCGATGGACGGCTTCGCGCTGCGCGCCAACGGCGCGACGTTCGAAGCTGGTACCGAGTTCGCTGTGCAGGGCTGGCAGGCAGCCGGTGATGCCGGCGCCGAAGGCGGCGAGGGTGCCTGGGAAATCATGACCGGTGCGCGCATGCCGGCCGGGCTGGATACGGTGGTACCGGTCGAGAACGTGGAGATCCTCGCCAGCGAGGATGGCCGCCCGACCCGCATTGCCCTGAAGGCATTGGTGAAGCCGGGCCAGAACGTGCGCCTGCGTGGCGAGGATGTAAGCGACGGCGAGCGCGTGCTGCAGGCCGGGCAGGTGCTGGACATCAACGCGCGCACCCTGCTGCATGCCATCGGCGTGGGCGAGGTGGCGGTGATGACGCGGCCAAAGGCGGCGGTGATTGCTACCGGCAAGGAGCTGGTGACCGAGGCGGCGCAGACGCTGGCATCCGGGCAGATTCGTGACAGCAACCGGCCGTATCTGGTCGGCCGCCTGCAGGCCGCCGGTGCCGAGGTGGTCTGGCAGGGCACGGTGGGCGATGAGGTGGCGGCGTTCAACGCGGTGCTGGATGAAGCGCTGGACGCGGGTGCTCAGCTGTTGATCAGCACCGGCGCGGTGTCGGCCGGCCGCTACGATTTCATTCCCGACGCGCTTCGCGGCCGGGGTGCGCGCATCGTGTTCCACAAGGTGGCAATCCGCCCGGGCAAGCCGTTGCTGTTTGCGGTGCTGCCCAATGGCGCGCTGTATTTCGGCCTGCCCGGCAACCCGGTGTCGGCTGCGGTGGGCCAGCGCTTCTTCGTCGAGCCGGTGCTGCGCCGCCTGCTGGGGCTGGCACCGGAGCCGGTGCTGACGTTGCCGCTGCAGGCCGACGTGCGCACGCCGCCGGGCCTGCGCTTCCACGCGCGGGCGCGGGTGGAAGTGGACGCGCAGGGCCGCCTGAGTGCGCGCGTGCTGGCCGGGCAGGAGTCGTTCCGTTTGATGTCCATGCTGCAGGCCAACGCCTGGGTGGTTCTGGAAGGCGAGGGCGGTCTGGCCCCTGCCGGCACGCCGGTGCGTGTGCAGGGCTGGGGTCATCAGGACCCGGTGCAGCTGGCGAGCCAGGAGCCGTAATGAGACAGGTAAATCTGCAGTTGTTCGGCGCGTTCTCCGATCTGGATGCCAGCCGCGAGATTGCCGTGGAGGTGGCCGGCGGCACCGTGGCCGATCTGCGCCAGGCGCTGCGCGAGCTGCTGCCGCTGCGTTGGCCGGGTTTCCGTGCCGGGCTGCTGGATTACTCGGCGTTCGCCGACCAGCAACGCGTGCTGCGCGACCACGAGGCGTTGCCCGACGATGGCCGGGTCGCGATCCTGCCGCCGGTGAGCGGGGGCTGAGCGATGAGCGAGAAGATCATCGCGAAGGTGGTGGACCGCGCGCAGGCGGCGATCGATCCGGCCGAGGGCATCTCGGCAGTGTCCGATCCCGGCTTCGGCGGCATCGACGTGTTCATCGGCAAGGTGCGCGATGTCAATGCGGGCCGGCGGGTGACCGGGATCACCTACGATCTGTTTGAACCGTTGGTGCTGAACGAGTTCAAGCGCCTGGCCGCCGAGGTCGAGGCCACGTTTGGTCCGAAGCTGAAGCTGTATGTGGCACACGCCAAGGGCCGGTTGGGCATCGGCGATGTGGCGGTGGTGGTGGCCGCCGGCAGCCCGCACCGTGACGAGGCGTTCCGCGCCTGCCGGCAGTTGATCGAGGTGGTGAAACACCAGTGCCCGATCTGGAAGCAGGAGCATTACGAGGACGGCGACAGCCAGTGGAGCGAAGGTTGCAGCCTGTGCCATGCGGACGATGAGCCTGCGCATGCGCACAGCCACAGCCCGTGACGCCAGTAGATCCACGCCATGCGTGGATAGCGCTCTCCCGGCGCACCCGGCCGACGCAGCCACGCATGGCGTGGCTCTACCATGAATGGAACCATCAACGGCATCGTGTTGGCCGGTGGCCTGTCCAGCAGGATGGGCCGCGACAAGGCAACGCTGCCGTGGCAGGGCCGCACCCTGCTGGAGCACATGCGGGGCCTGTTGACGCAGGCCGGCGCGCGCGAGGTCTGGATCAGCGGCAACTACCCGGCCTTCGGCGGCATCCCCGATCGTGTGCCCCGATGCGGGCCACTGGGCGGGCTCTACAGCGTGGCAATGCAGATGCCTGACGAGCCTGCATGGGTGGTGCCGGTGGACACGCCGCGGTTGAGCGCGGTACTGCTGCAGCGACTGTGCCTGGCAGGAGACACTCCCTGCGTGGTGTTTGCCGACGAACCATTGCCGATGCGGTTGCAGATCGATGATCATTGCCGCCGCGTGCTGCAGGAATTGATTGAAGATCCGAGGGCACGCCGTTCGCTGCGTGCCCTGCAGGAACGCTTGGGCGTGACCCGGTTGCCACTGGCGCCAGGGGATCAGGCGTTGCTGCTCAACTGCAATACCCCATCGGAATGGGAGTCCACCGCACCATGAAAGTCCAGCTGCAACAGCAATCGATGCGCCTGCGCGTGGATGAAGAGGAACTGGCGCGCCTGCTGGTCGGTGAGTCGGTGGAGAACCTGACCCGCTTTGGCGGCAGCGGTGGCTGGGGTGTGGCACTGTCGTTGCATGCCGGCGATCAGGCGGTGCTGCTCGATGGCGGTACGTTCTGCCGGCTGGTGCTGCCGCGCGAAGCCGTGGAGGCACTGGCGGCGCGCCTGCCGTGCCGTGAGGGTCTTGGCTTCGGCATCGCATTGGATGACGACAGCATGCTGCAACTCCAGTTCGACGTGGATGTGCGCGACAGCGTGCGGCAGCGCGGTGCGCAACGGCGTTCGAAGCCTGCGTCGGAGTAGGTGCATTGCGCAGGGGCGGGCGGCATGCTGTCGTATGATGGGGGCCTTCGTTCCTGCGTCGCTGCAATGCCCCTGAACCCCTCTGCTCCTTCTCCGCTGCGACCGGCCACGCCCAATCCTGCGGCGGCCGATGACGGTGATGCGCTGCATTTCTGCAGCACCTGCGCGTTCTCCGATGCCTGCACGTCGCAGGGCTATGACAAGACCGCGCTGGGCGAGCTGCATGTGCTGGTTGACCACATGGGGCCGTTCCAGGCCGGTGACTACCTGTTCCGTGCCGGTGATCCGTTCGATTCGATCGCCGCCGTGCGTGCCGGCATGGTCAAGACCTTTGTCGATGACAGCCAGGGCAACGAGCAGGTGCTGGGCTTCAACCTGCCCGGTGAAGTGATCGGGCTCAATGCCATCCACGGTGCGCGCTTTCCCTGCAATGCCGTGGCGCTGGACACGGTCTATCTGTGTCGCATCTCCTTCCCGCGATTGAGCCTGCTGGCCACCCGCATGCCGGGGTTGCAGGCACGGCTGTTCAGCCTGCTCAGTGCCGAGATCGGCAAGGTCGCTACGTTGGCCGCCAACCATCGCACCGAGGAGCGCATGGCGGCGTTTCTGCTGGATCTTTCCGAGCGCTATGCCCGGCGCGGATTCTCGGCCACCCGCTTCAACCTGAGCATGGCCCGTACCGAGATTGCCAACTACCTGCGGATGGCGCCGGAGACGGTGAGCCGGGTGCTGCGCCGGTTGAGCGACGAGGGTGTGATTGCGGTGAACCAACGTGAGATGCTGTTGCTGCAACCCGAGCGGCTGGCGGAACTGGCCGTGACCCGGGAACCCGGACTGGACTGATCAGACAACCAAAGGGCCGACCATGAAGCGAGTGGGGCTGTTGTTGCTCGGAATGCTGGCTGCAGTTCCGGCCTGGGCGGCCGACCTGACGGTGTCGGCGGCGTCGAGCCTGACCGAGAGCTTCCGTGAACTGGGCGCGGCCTACGAGAAGGCGCACCCGGGCACCAAGGTCGACTTCAACTTTGCCGCGTCTGGCGTACTGCTGCAGCAGATCAGCCGCGGTGCACCGGTGGATGTATTCGCCTCGGCCGACGAAACCACGATGGACCAGGCGCAGCAGCAGGATCTGCTGGCCGCCGGTAGCCGCGAGGTGTTCGCGGTGAATGCGCTGTGGGTGGTGGTGCCGCCGCAGGCCAAGGCGGCGCCGCGTACCTTGAAGGACCTGGCCGGTGCTGGTGTGCAGCGCATCGCACTGGGCAACCCGGACAGCGTGCCGGTGGGCCGCTATGCCAAGGGTGCACTGGAAGTGGCGGGCCTGTGGCCGTCGGTGCAGGGCAAGGCCATCACCACGCAGAACGTGCGCCAGTCGTTGGACTACGTGGCACGCGGTGAAGTGGATGCCGGCTTCGTCTATGCCACCGATGCGCAGGCGATGCCCAACCGCGTGCGCCGTGCCTTCGCGGTGCCGGTGGCAGGGCGCATTGCCTATCCGCTGGCCGTGATCAAGGCCAGCCCACAGCAAGCGGAAGCCAGGCGCTTCACCGCCTTCTTGCGTTCGGCACAGGGCCAGGCGATCCTGGCCAAACACGGGTTCGGCAAGCCCTGAGGCATGGATCTGGACTGGAGCGCATTGGGGTTGTCGCTGAAGGTGGCTGGCTGGGCCACCGCGATCAACCTGGTGCTGGGCGTAGCACTGGGCGCATTGCTGGCGCGGCGGCGATTTCCCGGCCGTGAGCTGCTGGATTCGCTGCTGACCTTGCCGATGGTGCTGCCGCCGACGGTGCTGGGCTACTACCTGCTGGTACTGATCGGTCGCAACGGCCCAGTCGGCGCATGGCTGCAATCGTGGTTCGGCATCAACCTGGTGTTCACCTGGCAGGCCGCGGTGATCGCGGCGGCGGTGGCCTCGTTGCCGCTGGTGTTCAAGCCGGCGCGCGCGGCGTTCGAGGAAGTGGACGGGCAGCTGGAACAAGCCGCACGCACGCTCGGTGTGTCCGAAGCCGCGGTGTTCTTCCGCATCACGTTGCCGCTGGCCTGGCGTGGCATTCTTGCCGGGTTGCTGCTGGCATTCGCACGCGCCATGGGCGAGTTCGGTGCCACGCTGATGGTGGCGGGCAGCATTCCGGGTCGCACGCAGACGCTGTCGATCGCCATCTACGAGGCGGTGCAGGCCGGTCAGGATGGCAAGGCCAATGCGCTGGTGATCCTGACCTCGGTGGTCTGCATCGTGATCCTGTTGCTGGCTGCGCGGCTGGTGGGCGGACGTCGCCGGGAGCTGCGTGATGTGGCTTGACCTGCAGGTGCAGCGCCGCCTGCGGGCGGCCGGCCAGGATTTCGTGTTGGACGTATCGCTGCAGTGCACGCAGCGGCAGGTGGTGCTGTTCGGACCCTCGGGTGCCGGCAAGAGCCTGACGCTGAAGGCGGTGGCCGGGCTGCTGCGGCCCGGGCAGGGACATGTGCGCGTGCAGGGGCAGACCCTGTTCGATGCGGCCAACGGCGTGGATCTGCCGCCGCAGCGCCGCCGGCTGGGCTACGTGTTCCAGGATTACGCGTTGTTCCCGCACCTTAGCGTGCGCCAGAACGTGGCGTTCGGGCTGGAGCGCGGGTGGTTGAATCCGCGCGCGCGCCAGCGCTTGGATGCGGTGGAGCAGTGGCTGCACGCATTCCGCATCGACACGGTGGGCGATCTGCTGCCCGCGCAGGTCTCCGGTGGCCAGCGCCAGCGCACTGCATTGGCGCGCGCCCTGGTGACGCAGCCGCAGGCGCTGCTGCTGGATGAGCCGTTCTCCGCACTGGACCACGACCTGCGCCAGCACCTGCGCCAGGAGCTGGAAACCGTGTTGGACCGGACCGGCATCCCGTTGTTGTTGATCAGCCACGACCCGCAGGACGTGGCGATGTTCGGCCAGCAGGTGGCGCGCGTGGTGGACGGCCGTATCGTCGGGGGGTGACCCGGCACCTGTAGAGCCGAGCCCATGCTCGGCTGCTCTACCGCCAACAGCAGCCGAGCATGGGCTCGGCTCTACAGGATCAACGGATCAATACAGTTCACAGTGCGTGCGGCCTTCGCTCCGCAGCGCGTCCCAATGCCCTTCGCCACCGATGGCATCGATGGCCTCGCGCACCGCGCTTTCCAGGTGGCTCTTGTTGCCGCACAGGTACAGATGCCCACCGCGGGCCAGGACGCCGCGCACTTCGCTGGCACGCTGCTGCAGCACATGCTGCACATAGACCTTGTCGGCACCATCGCGCGAGAACGCGGTATGCAGGCCGGCCAGCACGCCACGCGCGTGCCAGTCCTGCAACTGGTCGCGATACAGGTAATCGTGCTGGCGGTGCTTCTCGCCGAACACCAGGTGCACTTCACGTTCGCAGGCGTTGGCCTGCAGTTCCTGCATCAGGCCCATCAAGGGCGCGATGCCGGTGCCGGTGCCGACCAGCAGCAGCGGTACCTGGCCGGTGTCGGGCAGGTGGAAGCCAGGGTTGGAGCGGCAGTACACATGGGCATGGTCGCCGCCATGCAGCAGGCTGCCGGTGGCAGTGCCGAAGCGCGCGCGGCCGCGCAGGGTGTAGCGCACTTCGCGCACGCACAGGCTCAGCTGGTCCTCGCGCGGGTGCGAGGCAATGGAATAGGCGCGCGGCAGCCGCGGCGACAGCAGTTCACGCAGTCGGGCCAGCGGCACGCTGTCCGGAGTAGCGTGGTCCTGCAGCACGTCCAGCAGGTCCAGGCCGTGCAGGTAGGCGTCCAGCTCGCGCTTCTGGCTGACCCTCAACAGGCCCTTCAGTATATCGCTGCCACCCAGCTTGGCCAGTTCGCGCAGCACACCCTTGCTCAGCAGGCGCAGCTCGCGGTCATGCAGCAGGACCATGGTTTCATCGTCGCCGTACCAGCAGGCCAGCGCCTGCAGCAGCATCGGATCGTTCTCCGGCACCACGTGCAGGGTGTCGCCCGCGCGGTAGGCCATGCCACTGCCGGCAATATCCAGCTGCAGGTGCCACGCCGCCGGGTCGCTGCTGTTCAAACGGCGACGTTCGAGAATGGGGGCGGCAAACGCATTGTCCTCGCCATAGGCGGTGACCTGCAGGCGCAAGTCCTGGCCGGCGCTGAGGTCGCCGTCCAGCACCTGGCCGAGCACCGGCTGCCATTGCTGGAAGAACTGCTCGTAGCCCAGGTCAGCGTCCACGCGCTGCAGCAGCGGCTGCGCCTGGCGCTCACTCAGCGCAGCATCCAGCGCCTTGGTGAAGCCACAGAAGCTGGGGTAGGCGGTGTCACCAAGGCCAAACACCGCATAGCGCAGGCCGCTCAGCGTCGGGGTCTGGCGCAGTGTTTCGAAGAACTGCTCGCCGTTGGCCGGCGGCTCGCCATCGCCGAACGAGCTGGAGATCGCCAGCAGCACATCGCCGTGGCCGAGACTGGCCACGTCGATGTCGTTGAACGGGAGCACCTGCGGCGCGTGCGGCTGCAGGTCCGCGCCCAGGC
This genomic window from Stenotrophomonas maltophilia contains:
- the modB gene encoding molybdate ABC transporter permease subunit, which translates into the protein MDLDWSALGLSLKVAGWATAINLVLGVALGALLARRRFPGRELLDSLLTLPMVLPPTVLGYYLLVLIGRNGPVGAWLQSWFGINLVFTWQAAVIAAAVASLPLVFKPARAAFEEVDGQLEQAARTLGVSEAAVFFRITLPLAWRGILAGLLLAFARAMGEFGATLMVAGSIPGRTQTLSIAIYEAVQAGQDGKANALVILTSVVCIVILLLAARLVGGRRRELRDVA
- the mobA gene encoding molybdenum cofactor guanylyltransferase, translating into MNGTINGIVLAGGLSSRMGRDKATLPWQGRTLLEHMRGLLTQAGAREVWISGNYPAFGGIPDRVPRCGPLGGLYSVAMQMPDEPAWVVPVDTPRLSAVLLQRLCLAGDTPCVVFADEPLPMRLQIDDHCRRVLQELIEDPRARRSLRALQERLGVTRLPLAPGDQALLLNCNTPSEWESTAP
- the moaCB gene encoding bifunctional molybdenum cofactor biosynthesis protein MoaC/MoaB, whose protein sequence is MSGELNAAFHMADVRNKRISRRRAVAVGELHAGPVAYPLIVERRLPKGDALVMAEIAGLQGAKMASMLMPLCHPLPLELVQVFCAPVPERQAIRVWCECASEARTGVEMEALAGVNAALLTLYDLSKPVEPALRIEGIRLLFKEGGKRGVWLHPDGMDEAERARFKPRAPKGLEGAACAVITLSDRASEGSYEDVSGPTLVTGLKKLGGEVVAAEVLPDGIEPLAGRLQALAAEGVRLCLCTGGTGLGPRDLTPEALRSLNARPVHGLAQMVRALSAQHTPMAWLSRAEVVQLGNMLVFALPGSPKAAAQCLDILAPVLGHALAMVEGGGH
- the moaA gene encoding GTP 3',8-cyclase MoaA → MSQLTDSFGRSFPYLRLSLTEACNFRCSYCLPDGYQADGHPRFLQVEEIGRLVRAFAALGMSKIRLTGGEPSLRKDLDEIIATVAAVPGIRKVAITTNGTLLPRRLPGWHRAGLTALNVSMDSLQRERFHTITGHDRLPEIQQGLALAQALGLSAIKLNAVLLRGLNDDELPQWMEYLRDRPFSVRFIELMRTGDNEAYFQRHHLRADVVIEQLLAAGWRERPRVADAGPAREFSHPDHRGSIGIIAPYSRDFCKGCNRLRVTAKGDLRLCLFGEFGVPLRPLLQRDDDHDALLARITTQLGLKAAGHGLHQGQTGLTPHLASIGG
- a CDS encoding diflavin oxidoreductase codes for the protein MNALPTSAPFSRLLVGFASESGNARALAQRLGADLQPHAPQVLPFNDIDVASLGHGDVLLAISSSFGDGEPPANGEQFFETLRQTPTLSGLRYAVFGLGDTAYPSFCGFTKALDAALSERQAQPLLQRVDADLGYEQFFQQWQPVLGQVLDGDLSAGQDLRLQVTAYGEDNAFAAPILERRRLNSSDPAAWHLQLDIAGSGMAYRAGDTLHVVPENDPMLLQALACWYGDDETMVLLHDRELRLLSKGVLRELAKLGGSDILKGLLRVSQKRELDAYLHGLDLLDVLQDHATPDSVPLARLRELLSPRLPRAYSIASHPREDQLSLCVREVRYTLRGRARFGTATGSLLHGGDHAHVYCRSNPGFHLPDTGQVPLLLVGTGTGIAPLMGLMQELQANACEREVHLVFGEKHRQHDYLYRDQLQDWHARGVLAGLHTAFSRDGADKVYVQHVLQQRASEVRGVLARGGHLYLCGNKSHLESAVREAIDAIGGEGHWDALRSEGRTHCELY
- the modA gene encoding molybdate ABC transporter substrate-binding protein, producing the protein MKRVGLLLLGMLAAVPAWAADLTVSAASSLTESFRELGAAYEKAHPGTKVDFNFAASGVLLQQISRGAPVDVFASADETTMDQAQQQDLLAAGSREVFAVNALWVVVPPQAKAAPRTLKDLAGAGVQRIALGNPDSVPVGRYAKGALEVAGLWPSVQGKAITTQNVRQSLDYVARGEVDAGFVYATDAQAMPNRVRRAFAVPVAGRIAYPLAVIKASPQQAEARRFTAFLRSAQGQAILAKHGFGKP
- a CDS encoding MoaD/ThiS family protein, which codes for MRQVNLQLFGAFSDLDASREIAVEVAGGTVADLRQALRELLPLRWPGFRAGLLDYSAFADQQRVLRDHEALPDDGRVAILPPVSGG
- a CDS encoding molybdenum cofactor biosynthesis protein MoaE encodes the protein MSEKIIAKVVDRAQAAIDPAEGISAVSDPGFGGIDVFIGKVRDVNAGRRVTGITYDLFEPLVLNEFKRLAAEVEATFGPKLKLYVAHAKGRLGIGDVAVVVAAGSPHRDEAFRACRQLIEVVKHQCPIWKQEHYEDGDSQWSEGCSLCHADDEPAHAHSHSP
- a CDS encoding ATP-binding cassette domain-containing protein — translated: MWLDLQVQRRLRAAGQDFVLDVSLQCTQRQVVLFGPSGAGKSLTLKAVAGLLRPGQGHVRVQGQTLFDAANGVDLPPQRRRLGYVFQDYALFPHLSVRQNVAFGLERGWLNPRARQRLDAVEQWLHAFRIDTVGDLLPAQVSGGQRQRTALARALVTQPQALLLDEPFSALDHDLRQHLRQELETVLDRTGIPLLLISHDPQDVAMFGQQVARVVDGRIVGG
- a CDS encoding DUF6984 family protein produces the protein MPRLLTPDEVSLIHRLLPETTELSERLLKDLALAQVEDVEVVGFGGVVFLSSTTQRFGSDIATAMLADADGVPVRVTLCLDNHDQLFELELCKVDFSPIIGVDLRSAFSEH
- a CDS encoding molybdopterin molybdotransferase MoeA, whose product is MIAYSEALQHLLDAATQLPAERLPLHEAGGRTLASDIHSGQSLPPFDNSAMDGFALRANGATFEAGTEFAVQGWQAAGDAGAEGGEGAWEIMTGARMPAGLDTVVPVENVEILASEDGRPTRIALKALVKPGQNVRLRGEDVSDGERVLQAGQVLDINARTLLHAIGVGEVAVMTRPKAAVIATGKELVTEAAQTLASGQIRDSNRPYLVGRLQAAGAEVVWQGTVGDEVAAFNAVLDEALDAGAQLLISTGAVSAGRYDFIPDALRGRGARIVFHKVAIRPGKPLLFAVLPNGALYFGLPGNPVSAAVGQRFFVEPVLRRLLGLAPEPVLTLPLQADVRTPPGLRFHARARVEVDAQGRLSARVLAGQESFRLMSMLQANAWVVLEGEGGLAPAGTPVRVQGWGHQDPVQLASQEP
- a CDS encoding helix-turn-helix domain-containing protein, whose product is MPLNPSAPSPLRPATPNPAAADDGDALHFCSTCAFSDACTSQGYDKTALGELHVLVDHMGPFQAGDYLFRAGDPFDSIAAVRAGMVKTFVDDSQGNEQVLGFNLPGEVIGLNAIHGARFPCNAVALDTVYLCRISFPRLSLLATRMPGLQARLFSLLSAEIGKVATLAANHRTEERMAAFLLDLSERYARRGFSATRFNLSMARTEIANYLRMAPETVSRVLRRLSDEGVIAVNQREMLLLQPERLAELAVTREPGLD